A portion of the Girardinichthys multiradiatus isolate DD_20200921_A chromosome 23, DD_fGirMul_XY1, whole genome shotgun sequence genome contains these proteins:
- the LOC124860299 gene encoding protocadherin alpha-7-like isoform X18 → MARRGCNVVLERVLIFILSLGFTFNFTSAQLRYSIPEELTTGAVVGNIAKDLGMEPSVLISRGFRIVSGSRDSLFQINNNGVLHVSRKIDREEVCERIAACIINIKTVLENPLEVHYVAIEVLDVNDHSPTFPDNETHLEISESALSGARFQLQGARDPDSGVFSVQQYRLSQNDNFRLEIKDRGRDGKIPFLLLHKPLDREAARSHGLLLTAVDGGKPARSGTMKILINVLDVNDNMPTFSSDSYTAELNENSPVGTTIIQVNATDQDEGLNGEVVYSFGYNVNDNLRKLFQLDTFTGSITVKGVLDFEANDRYEIDIKASDKGPVPLSTEKSVIIAIVDLNDNAPEIEITSLSSAIPEDSKPGRTVALISVNDKDSGVNGKVMCSIIDDVPFTLTPSLQENMFSLVTKSLLDREHKSKYKVTIIARDAGEPALSAWKTISVTISDVNDNSPEFSTSPYTFYVTENNAAGASLFSVNAFDNDEGGNALISYNILRSGDQHKTLTSFLNINSETGEIVALKSFDFETLKTFQFQVVASDSGSPSLSSNVTVNVFILDQNDNAPVILYPVSSNGSAEGVEEIPRNVNAGHLVTKVRAYDADIGYNGWLLFSLQEVTDHSLFGLDRYTGQIRTLRSFTETDEAEHKLVILVKDNGNVSLSATATVIVKLVEPKEAFAASDVKSAAKDDEDNNVTFYLMITLGSVSVLFIISIIVLIAMQCSRSTDYTSKYLPETNYDGTLCHSIQYRSGDKRYMLVGPRMSIGSTIVPGSHANTLVLPDRRRTCEETRPCPTYSRNERRQAQIWK, encoded by the exons ATGGCACGAAGAGGATGCAACGTAGTGTTGGAGCGTGTGctcatttttattctttctctGGGTTTCACTTTTAATTTCACTTCGGCGCAGCTGCGTTACTCAATACCAGAAGAACTAACGACGGGTGCTGTTGTTGGAAATATTGCTAAAGATTTAGGAATGGAGCCAAGTGTTTTAATTTCCAGAGGATTTCGCATCGTATCTGGATCGAGGGACTCGCTATTCCAGATCAACAATAACGGAGTCCTTCACGTCAGCCGAAAAATAGACCGAGAGGAGGTGTGCGAAAGGATCGCTGCGTGTATTATCAACATAAAGACTGTACTGGAGAATCCCTTAGAGGTGCATTATGTCGCCATCGAGGTGTTGGACGTGAACGACCATTCTCCCACCTTCCCTGACAACGAGACGCATTTAGAGATATCAGAATCTGCGTTATCCGGGGCTCGGTTTCAGTTGCAAGGCGCACGGGATCCAGACAGTGGCGTGTTCTCTGTTCAACAGTATAGGCTCAGTCAAAATGATAATTTTCGTTTGGAGATTAAAGATAGAGGGCGAGATGGTAAAattccttttttgttgttgcataaACCGCTGGACAGAGAAGCTGCGAGAAGTCATGGGTTACTGCTCACAGCTGTTGATGGAGGCAAGCCCGCTAGGTCAGGAACAATGAAAATTCTTATCAATGTTTTAGATGTAAACGACAATATGCCCACATTTTCTAGCGATTCATATACTGCAGAGCTCAATGAAAATTCCCCCGTAGGTACAACGATCATACAAGTAAATGCCACTGATCAAGATGAGGGTTTAAATGGAGAGGTGGTTTATTCTTTTGGGTATAATGTAAATGACAACCTAAGGAAACTATTTCAACTTGATACCTTTACAGGATCAATTACAGTAAAAGGAGTTTTAGATTTTGAAGCAAATGACAGATATGAAATAGACATCAAAGCTTCTGATAAAGGACCAGTCCCCTTGTCAACAGAAAAAAGTGTCATAATAGCTATTGTAGACTTGAATGATAATGCACCTGAAATAGAAATAACATCATTATCAAGTGCAATACCTGAAGACTCAAAACCCGGAAGGACAGTAGCATTGATAAGTGTGAATGATAAGGATTCAGGTGTAAATGGAAAGGTCATGTGTTCTATAATTGATGATGTACCTTTCACATTAACACCTTCCTtacaagaaaacatgttttcacttgTTACCAAATCACTGCTTGACAGAGAGCATAAGTCAAAATATAAAGTAACAATAATTGCAAGAGATGCTGGTGAACCAGCTTTGTCAGCTTGGAAGACAATAAGTGTAACAATATCAGATGTAAATGACAACAGTCCAGAGTTTTCAACAAGCCCATATACTTTTTATGTGACTGAGAACAATGCTGCTGGAGCCTCTTTATTTTCAGTGAATGCTTTTGATAATGATGAGGGGGGAAATGCTCTCATATCATATAATATACTAAGAAGTGGTGATCAACATAAAACACTGACATCATTTCTCAACATAAACTCTGAAACTGGAGAGATTGTGGCACTGAAAAGTTTCGACTTTGAAACTCTGAAAACTTTCCAGTTCCAAGTTGTCGCCTCAGATTCTGGGTCTCCGTCACTGAGCAGCAACGTCACAGTGAATGTGTTCATTCTGGATCAGAACGACAACGCTCCAGTCATCCTGTATCCAGTCAGCTCCAACGGTTCTGCTGAAGGTGTGGAGGAGATTCCCCGCAATGTGAACGCAGGACACTTGGTGACTAAAGTCAGAGCCTATGACGCTGATATAGGATATAACGGCTGGTTGCTGTTTTCACTGCAGGAAGTTACTGACCACAGTCTCTTTGGTTTGGACCGCTACACAGGACAAATCAGAACACTTCGCTCATTCACAGAGACAGACGAGGCTGAGCATAAACTGGTCATACTGGTCAAAGACAATGGCAACGTTTCCCTCTCAGCAACAGCTACTGTGATTGTCAAACTGGTGGAGCCCAAAGAGGCTTTTGCAGCTTCTGATGTTAAAAGTGCAGCAAAGGATGATGAGGATAATAATGTGACTTTTTACCTGATGATCACTTTGGGCTCAGTTTCAGTTCTGTTTATCATCAGTATCATCGTGCTGATTGCAATGCAGTGCTCCAGATCCACAGACTATACTTCTAAATATCTCCCAGAGACTAATTATGATGGGACACTGTGCCACAGCATCCAGTACagatctggagacaaacggtACATGTTAGTTGGACCCAGGATGAGTATAGGATCTACTATAGTACCTGGAAGTCATGCAAACACACTGGTGCTACCTGACAGGAGGAGGACATGTGAAGAG ACACGCCCCTGCCCTACTTACTCCAGAAACGAGAGGAGACAAGCACAGATTTGGAAATAA
- the LOC124860299 gene encoding protocadherin alpha-7-like isoform X17, giving the protein MARRGCNVVLERVLIFILSLGFTFNFTSAQLRYSIPEELTTGAVVGNIAKDLGMEPSVLISRGFRIVSGSRDSLFQINNNGVLHVSRKIDREEVCERIAACIINIKTVLENPLEVHYVAIEVLDVNDHSPTFPDNETHLEISESALSGARFQLQGARDPDSGVFSVQQYRLSQNDNFRLEIKDRGRDGKIPFLLLHKPLDREAARSHGLLLTAVDGGKPARSGTMKILINVLDVNDNMPTFSSDSYTAELNENSPVGTTIIQVNATDQDEGLNGEVVYSFGYNVNDNLRKLFQLDTFTGSITVKGVLDFEANDRYEIDIKASDKGPVPLSTEKSVIIAIVDLNDNAPEIEITSLSSAIPEDSKPGRTVALISVNDKDSGVNGKVMCSIIDDVPFTLTPSLQENMFSLVTKSLLDREHKSKYKVTIIARDAGEPALSAWKTISVTISDVNDNSPEFSTSPYTFYVTENNAAGASLFSVNAFDNDEGGNALISYNILRSGDQHKTLTSFLNINSETGEIVALKSFDFETLKTFQFQVVASDSGSPSLSSNVTVNVFILDQNDNAPVILYPVSSNGSAEGVEEIPRNVNAGHLVTKVRAYDADIGYNGWLLFSLQEVTDHSLFGLDRYTGQIRTLRSFTETDEAEHKLVILVKDNGNVSLSATATVIVKLVEPKEAFAASDVKSAAKDDEDNNVTFYLMITLGSVSVLFIISIIVLIAMQCSRSTDYTSKYLPETNYDGTLCHSIQYRSGDKRYMLVGPRMSIGSTIVPGSHANTLVLPDRRRTCEEDTPRSWMIRWHGQSDISTKKPII; this is encoded by the exons ATGGCACGAAGAGGATGCAACGTAGTGTTGGAGCGTGTGctcatttttattctttctctGGGTTTCACTTTTAATTTCACTTCGGCGCAGCTGCGTTACTCAATACCAGAAGAACTAACGACGGGTGCTGTTGTTGGAAATATTGCTAAAGATTTAGGAATGGAGCCAAGTGTTTTAATTTCCAGAGGATTTCGCATCGTATCTGGATCGAGGGACTCGCTATTCCAGATCAACAATAACGGAGTCCTTCACGTCAGCCGAAAAATAGACCGAGAGGAGGTGTGCGAAAGGATCGCTGCGTGTATTATCAACATAAAGACTGTACTGGAGAATCCCTTAGAGGTGCATTATGTCGCCATCGAGGTGTTGGACGTGAACGACCATTCTCCCACCTTCCCTGACAACGAGACGCATTTAGAGATATCAGAATCTGCGTTATCCGGGGCTCGGTTTCAGTTGCAAGGCGCACGGGATCCAGACAGTGGCGTGTTCTCTGTTCAACAGTATAGGCTCAGTCAAAATGATAATTTTCGTTTGGAGATTAAAGATAGAGGGCGAGATGGTAAAattccttttttgttgttgcataaACCGCTGGACAGAGAAGCTGCGAGAAGTCATGGGTTACTGCTCACAGCTGTTGATGGAGGCAAGCCCGCTAGGTCAGGAACAATGAAAATTCTTATCAATGTTTTAGATGTAAACGACAATATGCCCACATTTTCTAGCGATTCATATACTGCAGAGCTCAATGAAAATTCCCCCGTAGGTACAACGATCATACAAGTAAATGCCACTGATCAAGATGAGGGTTTAAATGGAGAGGTGGTTTATTCTTTTGGGTATAATGTAAATGACAACCTAAGGAAACTATTTCAACTTGATACCTTTACAGGATCAATTACAGTAAAAGGAGTTTTAGATTTTGAAGCAAATGACAGATATGAAATAGACATCAAAGCTTCTGATAAAGGACCAGTCCCCTTGTCAACAGAAAAAAGTGTCATAATAGCTATTGTAGACTTGAATGATAATGCACCTGAAATAGAAATAACATCATTATCAAGTGCAATACCTGAAGACTCAAAACCCGGAAGGACAGTAGCATTGATAAGTGTGAATGATAAGGATTCAGGTGTAAATGGAAAGGTCATGTGTTCTATAATTGATGATGTACCTTTCACATTAACACCTTCCTtacaagaaaacatgttttcacttgTTACCAAATCACTGCTTGACAGAGAGCATAAGTCAAAATATAAAGTAACAATAATTGCAAGAGATGCTGGTGAACCAGCTTTGTCAGCTTGGAAGACAATAAGTGTAACAATATCAGATGTAAATGACAACAGTCCAGAGTTTTCAACAAGCCCATATACTTTTTATGTGACTGAGAACAATGCTGCTGGAGCCTCTTTATTTTCAGTGAATGCTTTTGATAATGATGAGGGGGGAAATGCTCTCATATCATATAATATACTAAGAAGTGGTGATCAACATAAAACACTGACATCATTTCTCAACATAAACTCTGAAACTGGAGAGATTGTGGCACTGAAAAGTTTCGACTTTGAAACTCTGAAAACTTTCCAGTTCCAAGTTGTCGCCTCAGATTCTGGGTCTCCGTCACTGAGCAGCAACGTCACAGTGAATGTGTTCATTCTGGATCAGAACGACAACGCTCCAGTCATCCTGTATCCAGTCAGCTCCAACGGTTCTGCTGAAGGTGTGGAGGAGATTCCCCGCAATGTGAACGCAGGACACTTGGTGACTAAAGTCAGAGCCTATGACGCTGATATAGGATATAACGGCTGGTTGCTGTTTTCACTGCAGGAAGTTACTGACCACAGTCTCTTTGGTTTGGACCGCTACACAGGACAAATCAGAACACTTCGCTCATTCACAGAGACAGACGAGGCTGAGCATAAACTGGTCATACTGGTCAAAGACAATGGCAACGTTTCCCTCTCAGCAACAGCTACTGTGATTGTCAAACTGGTGGAGCCCAAAGAGGCTTTTGCAGCTTCTGATGTTAAAAGTGCAGCAAAGGATGATGAGGATAATAATGTGACTTTTTACCTGATGATCACTTTGGGCTCAGTTTCAGTTCTGTTTATCATCAGTATCATCGTGCTGATTGCAATGCAGTGCTCCAGATCCACAGACTATACTTCTAAATATCTCCCAGAGACTAATTATGATGGGACACTGTGCCACAGCATCCAGTACagatctggagacaaacggtACATGTTAGTTGGACCCAGGATGAGTATAGGATCTACTATAGTACCTGGAAGTCATGCAAACACACTGGTGCTACCTGACAGGAGGAGGACATGTGAAGAG GACACACCGAGGAGCTGGATGATCAGATGGCATGGACAGAGTGACATAAGTACAAAGAAACCAATCATTTAG